Proteins encoded together in one Triticum dicoccoides isolate Atlit2015 ecotype Zavitan chromosome 7B, WEW_v2.0, whole genome shotgun sequence window:
- the LOC119339844 gene encoding thaumatin-like protein, translating into MAMVTTGLVAVASLLLLLAGGASAATLALYNKCGETVWPGIQPGAGKEILARGGLQLLPNRATSIRLPTGWSGRVWGRQGCRFDAAGRGKCATGDCGGALYCNGAGGEPPATLAEITLGASAAALDFYDVSLVDGYNVAIDMRPYHGSGANCLPAGCVSDLNSVCPAGLAVRGGNRVVGCRSACAAFGSAEYCCTGQFGGPQQCKPTTYSRLFKRACPKAYSYAYDDKTSILTCAAGTSYVVTFCPHRR; encoded by the coding sequence ATGGCAATGGTGACCACCGGCCTCGTGGCGGTGGCGTCGCTCCTCCTGCTGCTCGCGGGCGGCGCGTCGGCGGCGACGCTGGCGCTGTACAACAAGTGCGGCGAGACGGTGTGGCCGGGCATCCAGCCGGGCGCCGGCAAGGAGATCCTGGCGCGGGGCGGGCTGCAGCTGCTCCCCAACCGGGCCACCTCCATCCGCCTCCCCACTGGCTGGTCGGGCCGCGTGTGGGGCCGGCAGGGCTGCCGCTTCGACGCCGCGGGCCGCGGCAAGTGCGCCACGGGCGACTGCGGCGGCGCCCTCTACTGCAacggcgccggcggcgagcccccggCCACGCTGGCCGAGATCACGCTGGGCGCGTCCGCCGCGGCGCTGGACTTCTACGACGTGAGCCTGGTGGACGGCTACAACGTGGCCATCGACATGCGGCCCTACCACGGGTCCGGCGCCAACTGCCTCCCCGCCGGCTGCGTCAGCGACCTCAACAGCGTCTGCCCCGCGGGCCTCGCCGTCCGCGGAGGCAACAGGGTCGTGGGGTGCCGCAGCGCCTGCGCCGCCTTCGGCAGCGCCGAGTACTGCTGCACGGGGCAGTTCGGCGGGCCGCAGCAGTGCAAGCCGACGACCTACTCGCGGCTCTTCAAGCGGGCCTGCCCCAAGGCCTACTCCTACGCGTATGATGACAAGACCTCCATCCTCACCTGCGCCGCCGGCACCTCCTACGTCGTCACCTTCTGCCCCCACCGCCGCTAG